The Coturnix japonica isolate 7356 chromosome 15, Coturnix japonica 2.1, whole genome shotgun sequence genome segment ctaCTCcagacatgctccagggccttgatgCCTTTCTTCTGTAGTGAGTAAATTAAACGCAGCACTTAAGATGCCTTGCCTTCACCAGGGCCAAGTACAGACAGACATTCACCTCCCTGCTCagttacacagaatcacagaactgtaagtGACAGGAAAAGGCAAAGTCCTCTGAGGATCCCTCAGTCCAACCCTCCCCCCAGCAGGTAGCATTAGAAAGCATCCCAGTGGATCCTGAGCATCTCTAAAGAAAgaaactccaccacctccctgggcagcttgtgtCAGGGCTCTGTCAACTTCACAGCGAAGAAGTTATTTCTCACGTTCAGATAGAACTTCCTGggttccagtttgtgcccactgccccttATCGTGTAGCTGGGCATGGCTGAAAAGAACCTGGCCCCATCTTCACGATTTCTACCCTGACAAGTgctgctccctcagccttccctCCTGCCTCAAGGGCAGCCTCAGGGCTCCTCAAATAGAAGCTGCAGGCCCCGACCACCTCTGCAGCCCTTCATAGAAGATCCCTGTTACTAAAGCTGGGCTTTAAAGTTCTGCAGAAGACTGAACTCACAGCCCTAAGGCCCGAGAGCCCCCAAGTACAGACACAGCGCTAACACCCAGTGAGCCCTCCTCAGCAAACGCGTTTTAATTCCTTCAAGATCACTAAGGAAACCACCATCTGAGTTCACTTTCAACATACCAGGGCTGCTCCCTGAGTCTCTCTCGCCCTGAAGCGAGGAATAAAAAGCGAATTAAAAGGCATCACGCCCGGAGGCGTTTCCAGATCTCCATAACCAAAGCACGGTACAGCCGGGCCCCACCTGCTCCTCCAGCCGCTGGATCTCCGCCTCGTTCTCCTTCTCCTCATCCTCGCCGTCTCCTGATGAATCCGAGTCGCCTTCATCCTCCGAATCCCCCCCCGACTCGGGGTCTCCCTCCACCACACGCTTCTCCTCCTCCACCGCCGCCTCGGCTcccgccgccgccatcttgttgCAGCTCGCCTCGCTGCCGGCCGCTCTCAGCCAGCCGATGGGGTTGGCTACTGCGCGCCTGTCTCAATATTGTACATTCCCCCCAGCCAAAAGCGGTGAAAGAAAGGACGATAAACTCTCCCGACAAGGTTCTGCTCTTCTCCGCGTCCAACTGCCACGAAAAGCCGAGCAGCTCGGCCCGTTACTCCTTATAATTTAGTCTGCTGCAGAGGCAGCGCCACGGACACCTCAGGGCCTCGGCCTCCAGGGGTCCTTCGGGAGGGTTGGGGCAGAGCGCCGCTGCCAGGTGCGGGCAGACTCAAGATGGCGGCGCTGAgggcggcgggggcggcgcTGCTGCGGCCCGGGCGGGGGGCGACGGCGGTGGGGGGGGCGGGCTACCACAAGAAGGTGAGAGGGGCCGGGTAGGGCTGTGGGGAGCCCATAGTGCCCGTTGGGGGTTGTTAGTGACACGTTGTTCTCGCAGGTGGTGGATCACTACGAGAACCCGCGGAACGTGGGCTCTCTCGATCGCAACGCAAAGAACGTGGGTACGGGCCTGGTGGGAGCCCCGGCCTGTGGAGACGTTATGAAGCTGCAGGTGAGGGGAGCACGGGGTGCCCTGTAAGGACACAACCATCAGTGTCTGCCACCATATGGCTGTGACATAGGATTCCTCCGTCACACCCCCTTTAAGCCCCTCTGCAGGCCCTAAAATCCAATAGACCCCCAGCCTTAAACTCGCTGTCCCTTTACGCCCCTCTGCAGATCCTAAAATCCAATAGACCCCCAGCCTTAAACTCATTGTCCCTTAAAGTCCCTCTGCAGGCCCTAAAATCCGATAAACCCCCAGCCTTAAACTCGCTGTCCTATCGCTGTCCCTTTGTGTGTGGTTCCTACGTGGAACTGAGCGCCCCTCTGATAACTCCCACAGGTGGAAGTGGATGAGAACGGCCGCATTGTTGATGCTCGCTTCAAAACCTTCGGTTGTGGTTCTGCCATCGCTTCCAGCTCCTTGGCAACAGAGTGGGTGAAAGGGAAGACGGTAAGGGCTTGGCTTAAGGGGCACAGTGGGGAGCAGGTACATATTCACACCCACTGCTGGGATCAGGGAAGGAAACAGGGGTCTAGAGAGGTGCTCTCCAGGTGTTACACTCACATAGAAGCTCAGAATGCAGTTTCATCTTTCCTGACTTTTAAAGCaatatttgccttttctggAAGTCTCCAATAAGCTGTGAAGAAGCTTTGGGTGCTACACAGCAATCGAAAATAGATAAAGAAAGCACTTGTATAGTGGAATGTCTTCCATTGGCTGATCTCCGTGTGCTTGGCATTGTGACAAGCAGGTTGTTTCTATATTACAGCAGAACAAACCTGGAACAGTCCCTGCAGTTGGTCAGCAGTAAAATAATGCTCTGGTTTATTAACAAGCACTGCACACTTTGAGACATTCCttatatttcatagaatcaggGGTTGAAATGGACCTCTGAGTATCACctagtccagctcctctgccaaAGGAGGTTCCCTGTAGTAGGTTGCAGATTTGTTGCTTGGCAGGAGCAGAATAAAACAGGTATTATTGAAAGGCCTTTCTTATGGTAGAACACTATCAGCAGCTTTTACTGCCTTCTCAGAGCGTGACTTTGGTTGGTTCCAGTGCTTTGAAGCACACCTGTATCAAATACCTGCGTGGTGTGTGGGCATCATATGTACATGTGTATGCCTGACTGATGACTGTACCCTACCCATACATTTCAGATTGATGAAGCATTGAAAATCAAGAACACAGACATTGCAAAAGAACTTTGCCTTCCTCCGGTCAAACTGCATTGCTCTAGTAAGTAAAGCATCAAACACGTTGTTATTTGAGAACACAGATGCTTTTGTACGTTCTCCAAATAAAGCTTTGCACACATAGCAGCTAAGGCTGACCCACAGTGGTGGTTATTGCTGGCTGCTTCTGCTTGTACTGCATCTTTTGTTCTAAGTGACTTGTCACTGTTATTTAAAGTGCTTGTAAATGACATTgttttgtgctctttttctcccctaGTGCTGGCTGAGGATGCAATCAAGGCTGCCTTGGCTGACTACAAACTGAAACAGGATCCAAAGAAAGGAGAgtcagagcagaaagcagactAATTCCTAAACAGACTGTAGAGGTTGTCCTCATTCCAGTTCAATTTGCAGTGCAATTATTCTAGCTGTTAATAGAATCCTGTGCACTACTCAAGAAGCTGTAAGATACGCACAACTCAACGCACAACGTGTCACTGGTCATGTGTGTACAGCCACCCTGGTAGTGCTTAAATGACTGGAACGTGGGTATTTCAGCAGCCTGTGTCC includes the following:
- the ISCU gene encoding iron-sulfur cluster assembly enzyme ISCU, mitochondrial; translation: MAALRAAGAALLRPGRGATAVGGAGYHKKVVDHYENPRNVGSLDRNAKNVGTGLVGAPACGDVMKLQVEVDENGRIVDARFKTFGCGSAIASSSLATEWVKGKTIDEALKIKNTDIAKELCLPPVKLHCSMLAEDAIKAALADYKLKQDPKKGESEQKAD